In Snodgrassella alvi wkB2, the DNA window TCAGACCACGCGATTCATTCAGAAAAATTTTGGAATAATTTATGTTGTCAGTACATCCCAAAGCATTAGCACGTGGTCCGGTTATGGCTGATGTGGCACAGTTCAGGTTAAGTGATACCGAACGTGAACGTTTATGTCATCCGGCCATTGGCGGTGTGATTCTGTTCCGGCGCAATTATCAGTCCCGTGCTCAGTTAACCGAGCTGGTTGCGGAAATTAAAGCATTAAGAACACCGGAGCTTATTGTCGCTGTTGATCATGAAGGCGGGCGGGTACAGCGCTTTATTCCCGAATTTACCCGATTGCCGGCCATGCGTACTCTGGGACAGTGCTGGGAGCAGCATGGTGCAGCAATGGCCGACAAAATGGCCGAAACGGTAGGCTGGGTACTGGCTACTGAATTACGTGCCTGTGGCATAGATTTATCATTTACGCCTGTTCTGGATTTGGACTGGGGTGAATGTGCTGTTATTGGTAATCGCAGTTTTCATCAGCAGCCGGCTGTAGTCAGCTCTCTGGCAGTAGCTTTGCAACGTGGTCTGGCTCGTGGTGGTATGGCTTGCTGTGGCAAACATTTTCCCGGGCATGGAGCTGTCAGTGGTGATAGCCATCTTACCTTACCGGAAGATAACCGCAGCTGGGAAGAATTATGGGCTGATGATATTCAGCCATTTAAAGATTTAATTCATAATGGTATGCCGGCACTCATGCCCGCAC includes these proteins:
- the nagZ gene encoding beta-N-acetylhexosaminidase: MLSVHPKALARGPVMADVAQFRLSDTERERLCHPAIGGVILFRRNYQSRAQLTELVAEIKALRTPELIVAVDHEGGRVQRFIPEFTRLPAMRTLGQCWEQHGAAMADKMAETVGWVLATELRACGIDLSFTPVLDLDWGECAVIGNRSFHQQPAVVSSLAVALQRGLARGGMACCGKHFPGHGAVSGDSHLTLPEDNRSWEELWADDIQPFKDLIHNGMPALMPAHVVYPKVDPTEPAGFSTIWLGGVLRDKMQFDGVIFSDDLTMEGASCAGDIHARTAQAFGAGCDIALVCNKPDWVDNLLTDFVWPDISRLAQRWQMIAGKGSATEYVATMQTPEFQAAQQLVASLASAQDTLNGVQVGEAC